A window of the Desulforapulum autotrophicum HRM2 genome harbors these coding sequences:
- a CDS encoding MoaD/ThiS family protein: MPIITFNAFSFLQKKLKQKNIAYSNVTMDLAEGTCVSDLILGLGLTPGDVEVVFINGRVSSTNTIIADQDRIALVPHGTPGPYRVLLGFKNKQPDTLPRSE, from the coding sequence GTGCCGATAATTACTTTTAATGCATTTTCTTTTCTGCAAAAAAAACTCAAACAAAAAAATATTGCCTATTCAAATGTAACCATGGACCTTGCTGAGGGAACCTGTGTATCGGATCTGATCCTTGGACTTGGACTTACCCCTGGTGATGTTGAGGTGGTTTTTATTAACGGCAGGGTTTCCTCGACAAACACTATTATTGCGGATCAAGACCGGATTGCCCTTGTTCCCCATGGCACTCCCGGCCCCTACCGGGTCCTGCTTGGCTTTAAGAACAAACAACCTGACACATTACCCAGGTCTGAATAA
- a CDS encoding ZIP family metal transporter translates to MIDFIQQYGPVTQALAATLFTWGVTAAGAALVFFTRTVNPKLMDCMLGFAAGVMIAASFWSLLAPGLEMAEQMGQIAWLTATIGFMGGGIFMRITDMVLPHLHLGMDLDHSEGIKTSWQRSTLLVLAITLHNIPEGLAVGVAFGAVAANLPSATIGGAVALAIGIGLQNFPEGAAVSLPLRREGLSRTKSFFMGQSSGVVEPIAGVIGAMFVVYMQEFLPYALCFAAGAMIFVVVEELIPESQRNEANIDIVTMATMGGFSVMMILDVALG, encoded by the coding sequence ATGATCGATTTTATTCAACAGTACGGCCCTGTAACCCAGGCGCTTGCAGCAACCCTGTTCACCTGGGGTGTCACTGCTGCAGGAGCGGCCCTTGTCTTTTTTACCCGAACGGTCAACCCCAAGCTTATGGACTGCATGCTCGGGTTTGCCGCAGGTGTAATGATTGCGGCAAGTTTCTGGTCGTTGCTTGCCCCGGGGCTTGAGATGGCGGAACAGATGGGACAAATCGCCTGGCTTACTGCAACCATCGGGTTCATGGGCGGCGGAATTTTCATGCGAATTACCGACATGGTGCTGCCCCATCTCCATTTGGGTATGGACCTTGACCATAGCGAGGGAATTAAAACCTCGTGGCAGCGAAGCACCCTGCTGGTTCTTGCCATTACGCTGCACAACATCCCGGAAGGACTTGCCGTTGGGGTCGCTTTTGGCGCTGTGGCAGCCAATCTTCCGTCCGCCACCATTGGCGGTGCCGTTGCCCTTGCCATCGGCATTGGTCTTCAGAATTTTCCAGAAGGCGCTGCTGTTTCATTGCCCCTTAGAAGGGAGGGACTGAGCCGTACAAAAAGTTTTTTTATGGGGCAGTCTTCGGGAGTCGTGGAACCCATTGCAGGGGTGATCGGTGCCATGTTTGTTGTTTATATGCAGGAATTCCTGCCCTATGCCCTCTGCTTTGCAGCCGGTGCCATGATTTTTGTTGTTGTTGAAGAACTGATCCCCGAATCCCAGCGGAATGAGGCAAATATTGACATTGTAACCATGGCAACCATGGGGGGGTTCAGCGTTATGATGATCCTTGATGTGGCCCTTGGCTGA
- a CDS encoding CBS and ACT domain-containing protein, with protein MLVKHWMTKNVITVDTDCTLERAISFMKSYKIRMMPVLKNGVLKGVVTDRDLKRASASDAVKTTHVDRATLASLANMKISTIMTKDPIRVPYNYSIDETAELLLENKISGAPVVDDMDNLVGVITQTNVYKALISLTGKRKNSVQVGVVIKDTRNAIQEIDDLLEHHGGRIISILTSDDNMPKGYRKVFVRLGGVDRIKLDSIIDGIQSKGELIYVIDHHDNIRMVYK; from the coding sequence ATGCTTGTCAAACACTGGATGACCAAGAATGTTATTACCGTTGATACTGATTGCACCCTTGAAAGGGCCATTTCTTTCATGAAATCCTACAAGATCCGGATGATGCCCGTGCTGAAGAACGGTGTACTAAAGGGTGTTGTCACAGACCGAGACCTGAAGCGTGCCTCGGCTTCAGATGCCGTCAAAACGACCCATGTGGACCGTGCGACCCTTGCCTCCCTCGCCAACATGAAAATAAGCACCATTATGACGAAAGATCCCATCCGTGTGCCCTATAATTACTCCATTGACGAGACTGCAGAACTGCTGCTTGAAAATAAAATATCCGGAGCTCCTGTGGTGGATGATATGGATAATCTTGTGGGCGTGATCACCCAGACCAACGTATACAAGGCCCTTATCTCATTAACGGGCAAACGGAAAAACAGTGTCCAGGTCGGCGTGGTGATCAAGGATACCAGAAATGCCATTCAGGAGATTGACGATCTACTTGAACACCATGGCGGGCGGATCATCAGTATCCTGACTTCGGACGACAACATGCCCAAAGGATATCGCAAGGTGTTTGTCCGCCTGGGGGGGGTTGACCGCATCAAGCTTGATTCCATAATTGACGGTATCCAGTCAAAGGGAGAGCTTATCTATGTCATTGACCACCATGACAATATCAGGATGGTTTACAAATAG
- a CDS encoding adenine deaminase, with protein MLKNFRRFPYDEIARQLAQVAMGRCPADLIIKNGRLVNVITAQVQPNMDIAVYKGYIALVGDASHVRTDENTRIIDAENRYLMPGLIDSHMHVESSMVDLCSFAAGILPHGTTTICPDNHEMTNVLGLRAVELFKQSSEGLPLKVLTAMPVCVPSLPGFEDAGATIGPIEVRTGYENGWAELQGEQMNFPGVIFGDSRVHDITAEGIRANRVLTGHYAGEDLNAGLNAFIASGMTACHESTDAKGALKRAQLGMYVQQRYGSAWLDLPNLIPAITDNPGIDTRFFTLVTDDVTPATIRDEGHLIRVLRKAVSLGISPVQAIQMVTINPAQLLEKSRWIGSITPGRSADILLVDDLQTFHVHRVISDGIPVARNGKLTVEIGHHDYPDWALNTVHMPPLRQTDFSIPVPDNTPRTVRVIGMVPGMVYTRSQTAVLVPESGVIGACPAQDIAKVGMFFRHTRQDILPLVSPGESNSGDPKSDGSKALGFVSGTGMKPGAAYASTIAHDCHNLLVVGTDDKAMALAANTIIESKGGIAVVVDNKVAGHIALPLAGLMGLDSIEQTADQLTLVEAALKRAGCVHPSMEMTLSLLGLVVLGELHISNQGLVELKENKPPCRVDLIL; from the coding sequence ATGTTAAAAAATTTCAGACGGTTTCCCTATGATGAAATTGCCCGACAGCTTGCCCAGGTGGCCATGGGCAGATGTCCGGCCGATCTTATCATCAAAAACGGACGCCTTGTCAATGTGATAACGGCCCAGGTTCAACCGAACATGGACATTGCTGTGTACAAGGGATACATCGCCCTGGTGGGTGATGCATCCCACGTCAGGACCGATGAAAACACCCGGATTATCGATGCTGAAAACCGTTACCTCATGCCGGGCCTTATCGATTCCCACATGCACGTTGAAAGTTCCATGGTGGATCTTTGTTCTTTTGCTGCAGGCATTCTTCCCCACGGCACCACCACCATCTGTCCGGACAACCACGAAATGACCAATGTGCTCGGATTAAGGGCTGTGGAACTGTTCAAGCAAAGCTCAGAGGGGCTTCCCCTCAAGGTGCTGACAGCCATGCCGGTTTGCGTTCCCTCCCTTCCGGGGTTTGAAGATGCTGGGGCAACAATAGGGCCCATTGAGGTGCGAACCGGGTATGAAAATGGCTGGGCCGAACTCCAGGGTGAACAGATGAACTTTCCTGGGGTTATCTTTGGTGACTCCAGGGTCCATGACATCACTGCAGAGGGCATCCGTGCCAACCGTGTGCTTACCGGACACTATGCGGGGGAAGACCTTAACGCCGGACTGAATGCCTTTATCGCCTCAGGCATGACCGCCTGCCATGAAAGCACGGATGCGAAAGGTGCCTTGAAACGGGCCCAGCTTGGGATGTACGTGCAGCAGCGTTACGGATCGGCCTGGCTTGACCTTCCCAATTTGATCCCGGCCATTACAGACAACCCGGGGATCGACACCCGCTTTTTCACCCTTGTCACCGATGATGTCACCCCTGCCACCATCCGGGACGAGGGACATCTGATACGCGTTTTAAGAAAAGCTGTCAGCCTTGGCATTTCCCCGGTCCAAGCGATTCAAATGGTTACCATCAATCCAGCCCAGCTCCTGGAAAAATCCCGCTGGATCGGTTCCATCACCCCTGGCCGATCTGCTGATATTCTGCTGGTGGATGACCTTCAAACCTTTCATGTCCATCGGGTCATCAGCGACGGTATTCCGGTTGCCAGAAACGGCAAGCTGACCGTTGAGATTGGACACCACGATTACCCGGACTGGGCATTGAATACGGTTCATATGCCCCCCCTCAGGCAGACGGATTTTTCAATACCGGTTCCAGACAATACACCCCGAACCGTCAGGGTGATCGGTATGGTTCCCGGAATGGTTTACACCCGGTCACAAACCGCCGTACTGGTTCCTGAATCGGGCGTGATAGGGGCGTGTCCTGCTCAAGATATTGCCAAGGTGGGGATGTTCTTCCGCCACACCCGCCAGGACATTCTGCCCCTGGTGAGTCCAGGTGAATCCAACTCCGGGGACCCAAAATCCGACGGTTCAAAAGCCCTGGGGTTTGTGTCTGGAACAGGAATGAAACCAGGGGCTGCCTATGCATCCACCATCGCCCATGACTGCCATAACCTGCTTGTGGTTGGAACCGACGACAAGGCCATGGCACTCGCTGCCAATACCATCATTGAATCAAAGGGTGGCATTGCCGTTGTTGTTGACAATAAAGTTGCAGGTCATATAGCCCTTCCTTTGGCAGGGCTCATGGGCCTTGACAGTATTGAACAAACAGCCGACCAGCTCACCCTTGTGGAGGCGGCACTCAAACGGGCAGGGTGTGTCCATCCTTCCATGGAGATGACCTTGAGTCTGCTGGGCCTTGTGGTGCTGGGAGAACTTCACATATCAAACCAGGGGCTTGTGGAACTCAAGGAGAACAAGCCGCCCTGCCGTGTGGACCTTATCCTGTGA
- a CDS encoding DHA2 family efflux MFS transporter permease subunit, translating to MPKRYSSGRPWIIGAALVALFLGALDALIMSAAMPTIISDLGGLDLYAWVYSAYFLARAVSLPVFGKLSDLYATKKLFLTAVILFISASALAGASPSMGVLILARVFQGLGAGGIFALVYVVLSDVSLPGQRAKTLSLASSVWGISSLIGPTLGGFIVTFFSWRWVFFINLPLGMFSLVGIALFFKEFRDKPKTVHLDWAGLTFMSGSILGLLILAMVGGRDLPWNSIQIIVLALVTILFGAGFYVAEKNAVDPILNLDFFKYPGFGLGNAIAFCASFSIFALFAYAPLFLQGALGRTPLEVGYAMLSLSLGWSFGSILMGRTIHRFGRKRATIAGILLLVAGCGLTLSFSRDTTLVHCFFVFLTAGFGMGFITLSTLLVVQDSLPAKHLGIATSLHQFSRTLGGAIGVGVCGAVVTTRLLNGLEAAAGKFPANLLPHIKESMENLFQVDFLALIPQASEILLKQAVANGVFAGFVVVFIASLVPLLLCFFLPGKSTDFS from the coding sequence TTGCCGAAACGCTACAGTTCCGGTAGACCCTGGATCATTGGCGCTGCCCTGGTGGCACTTTTTCTGGGTGCCCTGGATGCCCTGATCATGTCAGCTGCCATGCCCACCATCATCTCCGACCTTGGCGGGCTTGATCTCTATGCATGGGTCTATTCAGCCTATTTTCTGGCAAGGGCCGTGTCTTTGCCTGTGTTTGGAAAGCTGTCTGACCTTTATGCAACAAAAAAATTATTCCTGACGGCTGTGATCCTTTTTATTTCGGCCTCAGCCCTGGCCGGGGCGTCACCCTCCATGGGCGTTTTAATCCTGGCACGGGTGTTCCAGGGCCTTGGTGCAGGCGGTATCTTTGCCCTGGTCTACGTGGTACTCTCCGATGTTTCATTGCCGGGTCAGCGGGCCAAAACCCTCTCCCTTGCAAGCTCTGTTTGGGGGATCTCAAGCCTCATCGGTCCCACCCTGGGTGGTTTTATAGTCACCTTTTTTTCCTGGCGCTGGGTTTTTTTCATTAACCTGCCCCTTGGAATGTTTTCCCTTGTGGGCATTGCGCTTTTTTTTAAAGAGTTCAGGGATAAACCCAAAACGGTTCACCTGGACTGGGCCGGCCTGACCTTCATGTCTGGATCAATTCTCGGGCTTTTGATTCTCGCCATGGTCGGCGGGCGGGATCTTCCCTGGAATTCTATCCAGATCATCGTTCTTGCCCTTGTTACGATACTCTTTGGTGCTGGTTTTTATGTGGCGGAAAAAAATGCTGTGGACCCCATTCTGAACCTTGATTTTTTCAAGTACCCGGGATTCGGCCTGGGTAACGCCATTGCCTTTTGCGCAAGTTTTTCCATTTTTGCCCTGTTTGCCTATGCCCCCCTGTTTCTCCAGGGAGCCCTTGGACGGACCCCCCTTGAGGTGGGATATGCCATGCTCTCTTTGAGCCTTGGCTGGTCATTTGGGTCGATTTTGATGGGGAGAACCATCCATCGCTTTGGTCGTAAGCGAGCCACCATTGCAGGCATACTGCTCCTGGTGGCAGGTTGCGGTCTGACCCTTTCTTTTTCAAGGGACACCACTCTTGTCCACTGTTTCTTTGTCTTTTTAACAGCAGGATTTGGCATGGGATTTATCACCCTTTCCACCCTTCTGGTGGTCCAGGACAGCCTTCCGGCAAAGCATCTGGGAATTGCCACCTCCCTTCACCAGTTTTCAAGAACCCTTGGTGGAGCCATTGGGGTTGGTGTGTGCGGGGCCGTTGTCACCACTCGACTCCTGAATGGCCTGGAAGCTGCTGCAGGCAAGTTTCCAGCAAACCTTTTGCCCCACATCAAGGAGAGCATGGAAAATTTGTTCCAGGTAGATTTTCTTGCATTGATTCCCCAGGCAAGTGAGATACTCCTGAAGCAAGCCGTTGCAAACGGGGTGTTTGCAGGCTTTGTCGTGGTGTTTATCGCCTCATTGGTTCCCCTGTTGCTTTGTTTCTTTCTGCCGGGAAAATCTACGGATTTCTCTTGA